GATTTTCCCCCGGCTGTCCGCCGAGGAAACGCGCGTCATCACCGTCAAAAGCAGCAAAGGCCTGCGCGTCCTCCATTTTTCCGAAATCCTCTGCTGTGAATACCGCGCCCACACGCTTCATTTCACGCTTTTTTCCGACGCAAAGCTGGAAAGCAAGTACCTGTCTCAGAGTTTCAGCGAGTACATCGCCCCCTTGATGGAAACCGGGGAATTCGTGAAAACCCACGAGTCGTTCATCATCAACCTCGGATATCTCACCCATCTGTCCCCGACGACGGCAACGCTCAAAGGAGAGCTGAAGGTTCCGGTCTCCCGAAACCACTATGCCGCCGTCCGGGATGCCTACCTGACCTCCCGGCTGGGTACTGGGACGAGGGACTGACATGTGGCCTGATCTGATCCGCAGCTTCACCACCAACCTGATGGTCGCCGTCCTGATCTTCTCCCTTGCCCAGCCACGAAAAGCGTTATGGAAGGTGTATCTGGTGACGTTTTTGATCTGCATCCTCGACATGATTCCCAACGGGATTTGTTACGCGAAAGGACAGTACCACCTGGTCGTTCTGGTCGACGTGTTTGTCCTGATCCCCGCCCTGCTTTTGATCAAACCGATGTTTCATGACACGTTCATCCAGTGGTGCTTCAACATCATCACCTCCCTGAACACCCTGTGCGTCGTCCGCTTCCTCGGCCTGGAGATGTTTCCCTCCGCACCCCACTCCCCGTACAGCGTGACGGTGGTGCGGGTGGTGCTGCTCGCCCTGATCGCCTGGCTCTTCTACCACAAGCTCAGGCCCCTGTACATTCTGGCCCAGCAGCACTGCGCCCCATACTTCGTGGTGGCGACCGCCATTCTCACCGGATACGGCATTCTGATGACCCACTCCACCCAGTTTTCCTCCTACCCGTTGTTGTACGCGTTCCTGACGATCATCACCATTTTGTTCTACCTGTCCGTCTTCTGGTCACTGAGGGAAA
The window above is part of the Sphaerochaeta sp. genome. Proteins encoded here:
- a CDS encoding LytTR family DNA-binding domain-containing protein, which codes for MRIAICDDNPADARHVKELMEQFLHAHQYAAEIHLFLHPDELLATMEHTRFSLYLLDILMPMVNGIEAGRSIRLLDRTTQIIYVTGEARFALESFDTNPTTYLLKPVDAPKLFATLERIFPRLSAEETRVITVKSSKGLRVLHFSEILCCEYRAHTLHFTLFSDAKLESKYLSQSFSEYIAPLMETGEFVKTHESFIINLGYLTHLSPTTATLKGELKVPVSRNHYAAVRDAYLTSRLGTGTRD